CACCGCGCCTGCTTCTGCCCCCGCTGCGGCCCCGCGCAAGCCCGAGCTGCCGCCCTTGGCCGCACCGACCGTCGGCGGGAATATGCCGGTCCCGCCTCCGAGCTTGCCGGGCGGTGGAAAGGCTCCAGCGAGAACTGCCTCACCGGATCTCCCCGGGCTCACGAAGCTCAAGCTCACGCCCTCGCATCCGTCCAAGTTGAAGATGCCGCCCAAGAGCGAAGACGAAGGCTGATCTTTTTTCAACGTCGCACCGGTCATCCGAAGCCGGTCTCCCGGATCGACTTCGCGTTGGCAGGTCGCTATGGCTTCTGCGATGAAGGCCTTCTCCGCATTCCTCGCCGCGACATTCCTGCTCGGCCGGGCTCCCCTGCCTGCTGCCGAGCAGATCATCGTGCTCGGCGACTCGCTTACCTTCGCCTACGAGGCATCGTTTGCCTTCAACAAAACGATCAATGGCACCTCCTACGGCGACGGCTTTGGCTCCGGAGTCCGAAATTGGATCGAGATACTCAGCTCCAGCTCCTACCGCCAGAACTCCTTCGACCTCGGTGCTCGGGACAGCATTTCAGTATTCAGTCTTAGTCCGTTCGGCTTCGTCCAACTCTACTTCCGCCAGAAAAACAACTGGGCCATTCCCGGGCTCAAGGTGGATCAACTCCGGCGCTTCGTAAGCGGGGATGCCACCGTGACCGAGCTTCTCGCCGAGGATCCCGACTTCGCCAGCCTGAACACAGCGCTGAACTTCTCCGACTTCAACGAAGATGCTGACTTCAACGTCGCCGACCTCGAAACGCAGATCGCCACGACCGCCGAGCGGCTCACGTTCTTCATCGGCGGCAATGACATCAACGCGATCTACGGGACCATCTACGGTGGCGGTTCTCCCGGCGCCTTTGTGGATGACTTCATCGCCGACTCGGCGTTCATCCTCGATTGGGTCCTCGACCTGAATCCCTCCATCCAGATCGTGGTGGTGAATGTCCCGCACGTCGGCATCACGCCTGACGTACAGCTTACCTATCCCACGGACCCGGTGAAAACGGCCCTCGTCACCTCGGTGCTGGCCGATCTCAATTCACGGCTTGCGACGCTGGCCGAAGAGCGCGAACTCGCTTACGCCGATATTTTCACACCCACCTTGCCGCTTCTGAATCCGGCACCGCTCTGCATTCACGGTCTGCAATTCACCAATTCAGGATCGACGACCGGCGACCTGAACTACGTCTGGCTCAATGGCCCGGTCAGCGCGAACTTCCATCCCAATACCAACGCACAGGCAGTCATCGCGAATACCATCGTCGACGCCTTCAACCGACGTTACGCCACCGGCATCGCGCCGCTCACCGCGACTGAAATTCTCGGCGGACTGCTCGGCAAGTCGGCCGCCGCGATCGACATGAACTACGCCACCTGGATCTCCAATCATGCCCTTCCCGGTGCCACGGACATCGATGACTCGGATGGCGATGGCATTCCCACCGGAGTCGAGTTCGGGCTCGGCCTAAATCCCACTCTCAGCGACGGATGGAAGGTGGCGAGCCGCTTGGTCAGCGGGACGAGCGGCAGGGAACTTGAGCTATCTTATCCGCTGCGGCTGACCACCACCACACGCTTTACCCTGCGGCCAGCCTCGGCCGCTAATTCACTCGACCCGTTTATCCCGTTTACCACGCCCCCCGTGCCCGGCGCCGATGGCCTTGCACGTGCTCGCATCTCGGCGACCGGCCCGCGGGCCTTTCTTCGCCTCAACTGCACCCTTCCGTGAGGGGGGACATCGCGGAACGAAGTGCTGTGCCCTCACCGCTCGCAATGTTGATTGGCGGCTTGCCAAACTCGCTCCCCTTCCGGCGCGTGACATGCTAACGCTCCCGCA
This genomic interval from Luteolibacter arcticus contains the following:
- a CDS encoding SGNH/GDSL hydrolase family protein produces the protein MKAFSAFLAATFLLGRAPLPAAEQIIVLGDSLTFAYEASFAFNKTINGTSYGDGFGSGVRNWIEILSSSSYRQNSFDLGARDSISVFSLSPFGFVQLYFRQKNNWAIPGLKVDQLRRFVSGDATVTELLAEDPDFASLNTALNFSDFNEDADFNVADLETQIATTAERLTFFIGGNDINAIYGTIYGGGSPGAFVDDFIADSAFILDWVLDLNPSIQIVVVNVPHVGITPDVQLTYPTDPVKTALVTSVLADLNSRLATLAEERELAYADIFTPTLPLLNPAPLCIHGLQFTNSGSTTGDLNYVWLNGPVSANFHPNTNAQAVIANTIVDAFNRRYATGIAPLTATEILGGLLGKSAAAIDMNYATWISNHALPGATDIDDSDGDGIPTGVEFGLGLNPTLSDGWKVASRLVSGTSGRELELSYPLRLTTTTRFTLRPASAANSLDPFIPFTTPPVPGADGLARARISATGPRAFLRLNCTLP